The DNA window CCTCTGTTACTTCGTTTGCTTTACCAAATCCCGCACCCACATGTCCTTTCCCATCTCCAACCACAACAATGGAATTAAAACTGAAACGCCGTCCACCCTTAACAACTTTAGCAACACGGTTTAAATGGACGACTCTTTCTTTTAAATCAAGTTCACTTGGACTTATCCTATCCAAAAGACCTCCTTGCTTATGCAATCAAAAAAATTAAAACTTAAGCCCACCTTTGCGAGCTCCTTCAGCAACCGCTTTAACGCGACCGTGATAAATAAAACCATTACGATCATACACTACAGATTCAATTTTTAAATCTTTTGCTTTTTTAGCAATTTCATTTCCAATAAGAAAACCTAACTCTATCTTTCCTTTTTCTTTCGCTTTTTCAACAGCGGATTTTAATTGGGGTGATAGTGTTGATATTCCTGTGATTGTCTTTCCAGCCAAATCATCAACTAATTGGGCATATATGTGCCTTTGACTGCGGTAAATCGTTAACCGGGGCCTTTCAGCAGTCCCTGAAACAGTGCTTCGAATACGCAATTTTCTTTTGATTCTGTTTTTTTTAGTTTTATAAAGTTTTTTATTTTTCATTTAAAATACCGCTTTAATTCTTTTCTTTTATGCAGCTGATTTACCAGCTTTTCTTCTTACAACTTCATCTTTGTAGCGAATCCCTTTGCCCTTGTATGGCTCGGGAGGTCTAAAGGACCGAATTTTTGCCGCGATCATTCCCACTAACTGTTTATCGATTCCAGTTACTGTAAATTCCGTTGGTGTTTTTACGACGATATCCACACTTTTAGGAGGAACCATGATGATAGAGTGAGAAAATCCTAAGCTAAAAATTGCGGCTTTATCTTTTGATTCCACACGATAACCCACACCGATTATTTCCAAGTCCTTTTCAAATCCTTTTGAAACACCCGTAACATTATTTGCTAACAAGGCCCGGTATAATCCATGGAAGGATCGATGCTGCCGATGATCTGATGGACGATTTACTGTTAAAGATCCATCCTCCAATTTCAAAGATATAACAGGATCAACCTTTAATCCCAGCTCTCCTTTTGGACCTTTAATTGTGACATGATTCTTTTTGATATCAACTGTTACTCCTTCCGGGATCGGAATAGGAACTTTGCCTATACGAGACACTGAATAACCTCCTGGTTAAACGCTACCAAATATAGCATAATACTTCCCCGCCGATACTGCGCTTATTTGCTTCTTTGTTTGTAATAACACCTTGTGAAGTACTCATCACGGCAATACCTAAATTGTTCAAAACACGGGGAAGATTTTCGTTGTTTACATAAACCCGGCGACCCGGTTTACTAATGCGGCGCAAACCCTGAATAAGTGGCAGTTCATCCTTACCATATTTCAGATAAACCCTTATTAATCCCTGTTTGCCATCGTCGATGTTAATATAATTTTGAACGTACTTGTGTTGCAGTAATATCTTAGTTATATTCCTTTTAATATTAGAAGCAGGAATATCGACCTTTTTATGGCCTGCTTTTTGTGCATTTCGAATTCGTGTTAAATAATCCGAAATTGGGTCAGTCATGGACATTTACTTACTCCTAAAACAAATCATTACTTATTCACCAACTTGCCTTTAGAACACCTGGAATTTCACCTTTTAAAGCCAATTCCCTAAAGCAGATTCTACATAAACCAAACTTACGCAAATATGCGCGAGCTCTACCACAACGATTACAACGTGTGTATCCTCGAACTTTAAATTTTGGTTTTCTTTTTGATTTAACCACTAAAGATGTTTTCGCCATTCTCTATCCTTTCTTTCTACC is part of the candidate division KSB1 bacterium genome and encodes:
- a CDS encoding 50S ribosomal protein L18, with protein sequence MKNKKLYKTKKNRIKRKLRIRSTVSGTAERPRLTIYRSQRHIYAQLVDDLAGKTITGISTLSPQLKSAVEKAKEKGKIELGFLIGNEIAKKAKDLKIESVVYDRNGFIYHGRVKAVAEGARKGGLKF
- the rplF gene encoding 50S ribosomal protein L6, which encodes MSRIGKVPIPIPEGVTVDIKKNHVTIKGPKGELGLKVDPVISLKLEDGSLTVNRPSDHRQHRSFHGLYRALLANNVTGVSKGFEKDLEIIGVGYRVESKDKAAIFSLGFSHSIIMVPPKSVDIVVKTPTEFTVTGIDKQLVGMIAAKIRSFRPPEPYKGKGIRYKDEVVRRKAGKSAA
- the rpsH gene encoding 30S ribosomal protein S8 translates to MSMTDPISDYLTRIRNAQKAGHKKVDIPASNIKRNITKILLQHKYVQNYINIDDGKQGLIRVYLKYGKDELPLIQGLRRISKPGRRVYVNNENLPRVLNNLGIAVMSTSQGVITNKEANKRSIGGEVLCYIW
- a CDS encoding type Z 30S ribosomal protein S14; this translates as MAKTSLVVKSKRKPKFKVRGYTRCNRCGRARAYLRKFGLCRICFRELALKGEIPGVLKASW